Within the Medicago truncatula cultivar Jemalong A17 chromosome 4, MtrunA17r5.0-ANR, whole genome shotgun sequence genome, the region CCGTCgcccccaccaccaccaccaccatcatcaaTATCGATCCCCTTCCTCACCACCACCATTTTTACCATCACCGGATCTGCTCAGATATGTCTTAACCGTCGTCGCCCAGATCTGCGATTTTCCCACACTTCGTTCTTTACACCACCGCCACCGTCAACCCATCACCACCGCGTCACCATTGCTCTCAACTCTTATCTCGcaatctcatctctctcttccTTCACCCTCACCGGAACACCCACCATCCTCTATATAAACCATCCTGTTAGTGGAGGAGATCAATTTACGATGTCAATAGGGGTTGGTATGCCTTCAATATGATTTTTCATTACCAAAGCATTAGCATTATTCAAACTATTAAAGGAATTATTTGAGGTTTGCACTACCGTAACAACAACTGGGTTTCTCATGTAAAATACCCCACATGAGGTGGAAGTAGTGTGGAATGGTCTTTCCTCAAATAATTTCATTAACAGTATCAGAGATGGATGTAGTGCGGTTAGTTATGAGAGCTTGAGAGAGGTCTGAGAAAGTTGCAGAGAGATTTGGGGAAAGAGATGATTAGTGGAtgattcagaaaaaaaaaattaaataaaaatgccaCATGGAGGATGTTTATTGGAGGTGTACAAAGTGTGTATAATGTGAAGTGGTCCAACTATAATTTTCCTAAAACAAATATACTTCCATATGAGTGTGTTGGCCATGTTGAAAAAGTCAGGTCTACCCACTGTTTGGGTTAGCTGTTATAATtaatggaaaagaaaagaaattcatTGCATCCAAATCACTATGTAACTTCCAATATCTCCATTATCTCTTCAACATTGCTCTAACAAAATTACTTATTCAACAATCATGGAAAGTAACATGTTGAATCTGATCAAGGTGTGTCCCATAGTTATCATATCCTTAAGCTACTGTTATTTGATTCATAAATTTGTTTCACCAGGAACAAAAAGACTTATTTGTCTTCTTCCAATTATTTTTCTCAATCTTTTCATTCCTCTTACCTTTACCTCTGTACACTTAACAGGCACCTTAGGATTCTTCTTTGCTTGGCTTGCAAATTTCAAACTCTTGCTATTTGCTTTCAATATTGGTCCTTTATCATCTGATTCATCAATCTCTCTTACACGTTTTATAGCTCTTGCTTGTCTTCCAATCAAGATCCAACAAAACCCACCCAAAAAACACCATCAAAATCTAACAAATGGAtcaaaaaattcagattttgaaACTGAAACCAAACCCACTTCAAAAACATCAAATACCAACACCCCATTTCTACAATATGCCATAAAGTTTGTTCTTTTGGCTATTTTGGTGAAAATTTATGATTACAGTGACCAAATTCATCCAAAAATTATACTAGGTATGTATTGTTTCCacatatattttctattggAAATAATCTTAGCAATTGTTGCAACATTAGCTAGAACAATATTGGGTTTAGAATTGGAACCACAGTTTAATAATCCAATCCTCTCAACATCACTCCAAGATTTCTGGGGAAGAAGATGGAACCTTATGGTGACAAGCATCCTAAGACCAACAGTGTATGAACCAACATTAAAAGCAGCAAAGAACATTGTGGGTCCAAAGTGGGCCCCACTACCAGCAGTGTTTGGAACATTTGTGGTTTCAGGTTTGATGCATGAGCTTATACTGTATTACATGGGAAGGTTGGAACCAACTTTAAGGATGTTTGGGTTCTTTGTTTTTCATGGAGTGTGTTTGACGGTGGAGATT harbors:
- the LOC25479422 gene encoding acyl-CoA--sterol O-acyltransferase 1, which translates into the protein MESNMLNLIKVCPIVIISLSYCYLIHKFVSPGTKRLICLLPIIFLNLFIPLTFTSVHLTGTLGFFFAWLANFKLLLFAFNIGPLSSDSSISLTRFIALACLPIKIQQNPPKKHHQNLTNGSKNSDFETETKPTSKTSNTNTPFLQYAIKFVLLAILVKIYDYSDQIHPKIILGMYCFHIYFLLEIILAIVATLARTILGLELEPQFNNPILSTSLQDFWGRRWNLMVTSILRPTVYEPTLKAAKNIVGPKWAPLPAVFGTFVVSGLMHELILYYMGRLEPTLRMFGFFVFHGVCLTVEIALKRCFTARWQLPRFVSGFLTAGFVFATCFWLFLPEFIRCRLDVRAFEEYAALGVFVKNLSSKF